The DNA region cAGCCCTACGACGATGGAGTGTTTCTTCAGCAACAAGAATATGCTCTCGACATCTTACATCAAGCTATGATGTCTGATTGCAACCATATGCCAACCCCTTTGCCTACTCGCATTGAAGATACTCCATCTCCTCTGTTCCCAGAACCAACCTATTATAGAAGTCTAGCTGGCAAGCTTCAATACCTTACTATCACTAGACCGGACCTGCAATATGCAGTCAATGTGATTTGCCAGCGGATGCATGCACCTACCCTCTCCGACTTTGCTCTCCTCAAAAGAATATTGAGGTATATCAAAGGTACAGTGAACTATGGTCTTCACATCAAGAGAGATACAGGTCTTGTGTTGTCAGCATTCTGTGACAGTGATTGGGCAGGTTGCAAGACTTCTAGGCGTTCAAGCACTGGTTTCTGCACGCTGCTTGGACCTAACCTCATCTCCTGGTCAGCCAAGCGCCAGCCAACTGTCTCGAGATCTTCTACTGAGGCTGAGTACCGAGCTCTGAGCTCAACGTCACAGGAGATCACCTGGTTGTCTCATCTTCTTCACGATCTGCAGCTCCCTCAAACCCAAGCAATGAAGCTGTTCTGTGACAACCTTTCTGCAGTGTACCTGAGTACAAACCTGGATCTCCACTCAAGATCGAAGCATTTCGATACAGATTACCACTACATCAGGGAGCAGGTAGCACTGGGGAATGTTGAGACTCATCATATTCCAGCAGAGAAGCAGCTTGCAGACATCTTTACCAAGTCTTTGGCCAGACGACCTTACACTGAACTGCGCGGCAAACTTGGAGTTGGTGTTTTccccacctcaagtttgagggGGAATGTAAGCCCAACATCATCCGAGGCCCAACTGCAGAAGACGAAAGCCCAAGCCTCAGTTGCTGTTCAACGGTCGTCTTCCTCCTCAAAAGTAGAAAGACAAAAGAGGAGTACGGAAGCAGAGACGTTGAACCTCCTCAACAGATTTGATCCTCTACAATCAATCACAGCAGGATGACAAACCTTTACAGCTGTGAATCTTATCTCTTTGTATTCAATCTAGATTGTTCTCAAGCCCCTTTATAAGAGCATTGTAAACCCTCTGTTATGGTGATCGAAAATACATTTTGAAAGCTAAAAACTTATCTCTTTTCTTACATCGCACACAGAGAGGCTAGTGAATATGTTAAAGAAACAGGCAGAATCAAATAAACCATATGGAACAATTTGTGCCTCTCCTGCTCTTGTCTTCGAGCCACATGGTTTACTCAaggtaacaaaaataaatcagagtAGCATACACATCGTTAGCTAATAGTAGACACTCAGATGCATAGGATATTACTACTTTACTTCAATTTTATGGATGTTTGTATAGGGTAGGTAAGAAGGCGACAGCTTTTCCAGCAATGTGCAACAAACTGTCTGACCAGAGTCACATCGAGCATAGAGTGTTGGTCGACGGTAATCTCATAACGAGCAGGGGTCCAGGAACCTCGTTGGAGTTTGCACTCGCAATTGTAGAGAAGTTTTATGGACGCGAGAAAGGACTTGAGCTCGCAAAGGCAACACTTGTGTAAACTCAAGGAGGTGAATGTCTTAGGGAAGAGTAACTTTAACAAGAAAAAGGCTTTAGTACAAGCTATCAATGAGTGGACCCTTTGTGCTGAATGTGATGCTTgataatgttttataaaataaaataggttACTCTGTTATATTTAAATCACAAAACAAATTCAAACAAACTAGGTAGTGATCCGCACCTTGTGCCGGATGAAATGTTTGTAAATTAATTGgtaaatataacaaaaacttATTTTCCATCATTATAAAGCAATATAAATGATGATTCATGTTACTAAGAATATTGTATGAagaatattgatatttttattt from Raphanus sativus cultivar WK10039 chromosome 8, ASM80110v3, whole genome shotgun sequence includes:
- the LOC108820431 gene encoding uncharacterized mitochondrial protein AtMg00810-like isoform X1 produces the protein MYQPDGFVDETRPTHVCKLTKALYGLKQAPRAWFDTFSSFLIDFGFSCSRYDPSLFTYYKDKKNLVLLLYVDDILLTGSDDKLLSELIQPLNTRFAMKDMGRPSKFLGIEMQPYDDGVFLQQQEYALDILHQAMMSDCNHMPTPLPTRIEDTPSPLFPEPTYYRSLAGKLQYLTITRPDLQYAVNVICQRMHAPTLSDFALLKRILRYIKGTVNYGLHIKRDTGLVLSAFCDSDWAGCKTSRRSSTGFCTLLGPNLISWSAKRQPTVSRSSTEAEYRALSSTSQEITWLSHLLHDLQLPQTQAMKLFCDNLSAVYLSTNLDLHSRSKHFDTDYHYIREQVALGNVETHHIPAEKQLADIFTKSLARRPYTELRGKLGVGVFPTSSLRGNVSPTSSEAQLQKTKAQASVAVQRSSSSSKVERQKRSTEAETLNLLNRFDPLQSITAG